A single region of the Sorghum bicolor cultivar BTx623 chromosome 7, Sorghum_bicolor_NCBIv3, whole genome shotgun sequence genome encodes:
- the LOC110437239 gene encoding uncharacterized protein LOC110437239: MVDQSLRFPEGMVKDVMARIQEHYIPTDFLVLDMQGDDEILNLLGRAFLYTAKANNYIGSGHIHFNLPAEKIGDIDRCAVYASLAPSMENPTGMDPPEGDVARCPQYTSSKEEQSRPAPTIEDRVAGKRPMAVNPSPAEALPTETSQAPKHRRLVRITDDEDEEEEAAPSLVRRPRSRPDVAPITIGRVTSDPPTPHAEPTLLGGTEAAAATSRTRRRFFAATVDTS; the protein is encoded by the exons ATGGTGGATCAATCGTTAAGATTCCCGGAAGGAATGGTCAAGGATGTAATGGCAAGAATTCAAGAACATTATATACCTACAGATTTTCTAGTACTTGACATGCAGGGAGACGATGAGATCCTGAACCTCTTGGGAAGAGCGTTCCTCTACACAGCCAAAGCCAACAACTACATCGGATCAGGGCATATCCACTTCAACCTACCCGCCGAAAAG ATTGGAGACAttgaccggtgcgcagtgtacgCATCACTGGCACCTAGTATGGAGAATCCTACGGGGATGGACCCGCCGGAGGGCGATGTTGCTCGGTGtcctcaatacaccagcagtaagGAGGAACAGAGCCGCCCTGCCCCGACCATCGAGgacagggtggcggggaaaaggccaatggcggTGAATCCATCCCCTGCGGAGGCGCTGCCGACGGAGACCAGCCAAGCTCCGAAGCATCGTCGACTCGTGAGGATCACCGatgacgaggacgaggaggaggaggctgcaCCCTCTTTGGTCCGAAGGCCACGCAGTCGACCAGACGTCGCGCCGATCACCATTGGTCGGGTGACCAGTGATCCTCCTACCCCACACGCCGAGCCGACGCTACTTGGGGGGACGGAAGCAGCGGCGGCGACTAGTAgaaccaggaggaggttcttcGCAGcgactgttgacactagctaa